One segment of Synechococcus sp. MU1617 DNA contains the following:
- a CDS encoding carbonic anhydrase — protein sequence MGIQRRHFLQRTGGLALAALMQARPVEAAEERFCTPNDPLQALIAGNRRFAEAWRHAEQDEGTTHRTADPDPRCFNSPKALATSQHPWATVLTCSDSRVSPSWVFDTTPGELFVIRNAGNSAFDEAMASVEYGVSVLKTPLLMVMGHSGCGAVTAAMDANPLTPSLDRLIQPIRKNINGSSDLEEAVKRNALASASTLIQRSAVLADAKASGALKLVVGYFQLSSGVVTLIE from the coding sequence ATGGGGATTCAGCGCCGTCACTTCCTCCAGCGTACGGGCGGTCTGGCCTTGGCCGCCCTGATGCAAGCGCGCCCCGTTGAGGCAGCAGAGGAGCGGTTCTGCACCCCGAATGATCCACTCCAGGCCCTGATAGCGGGGAACCGCCGGTTCGCCGAGGCCTGGCGCCACGCCGAGCAAGACGAAGGAACGACGCACCGAACGGCGGATCCGGACCCGCGCTGCTTCAACTCACCCAAGGCTTTGGCCACCAGCCAACATCCCTGGGCCACCGTGCTCACCTGCTCTGATTCACGGGTGTCGCCGAGCTGGGTGTTCGACACCACCCCTGGCGAGCTGTTCGTGATCCGCAATGCCGGCAACAGCGCCTTCGATGAAGCGATGGCGTCGGTGGAGTACGGCGTCAGCGTTCTCAAGACGCCACTGCTGATGGTGATGGGACACAGCGGCTGCGGAGCCGTCACGGCGGCGATGGACGCCAATCCGCTGACCCCTTCACTGGACCGTCTGATCCAACCCATCCGGAAGAACATCAACGGCAGCAGCGATCTCGAGGAAGCCGTGAAGCGCAATGCCCTCGCCAGCGCCTCCACGTTGATTCAACGCAGCGCCGTTCTGGCCGATGCCAAAGCCAGCGGTGCGCTGAAACTGGTGGTGGGTTATTTCCAACTCAGCAGCGGTGTTGTCACCTTGATCGAATGA